The following are encoded in a window of Dryobates pubescens isolate bDryPub1 chromosome 34, bDryPub1.pri, whole genome shotgun sequence genomic DNA:
- the BTG4 gene encoding protein BTG4, translating into MKDEIAAAVFFITRLVKREDKLSKQEVEKFAAKLTTILFEKYKNHWYLGNPSRGQAFRCIRINKHQARDPLLEQACVESNVDFDKLGLPKEMTLWVDPFEVCCRYGEKNRPFAVARFEGEENPELPQQISYAVDRASLDYHSGISSDEESSSKEPKAIPTVSNPNSVYQFSDYCKAPIQPWPQYLHRKTYLTDGSCYAQHRAYKAYRPTAAFTGLRVDRYHWVNTKR; encoded by the exons ATGAAAGATGAaattgctgctgcagttttcttCATCACAAGGCTAGTGAAGAGGGAAGACAAGCTGAGCAAGCAGGAAGTGGAGAAATTTGCAGCTAAGCTGACAACAATACTGTTTGAGAAGTACAAGAACCACTGGTACTTGGGCAACCCTTCCAGAGGACAAGCCTTCAG GTGCATAAGGATAAACAAGCATCAGGCAAGAGATCCACTGCTGGAGCAAGCTTGTGTGGAGAGTAATGTGGACTTTGATAAGCTTGGCCTGCCAAAAGAGATGACACTGTGGGTTGATCCGTTTGAGGTGTGTTGCAG GTACGGCGAGAAGAATCGGCCCTTCGCAGTTGCACGCTttgaaggagaggagaacccAGAGCTTCCTCAGCAGATCAGCTATGCTGTTGACAGAGCATCTCTAGACTACCATTCTGGTATTTCTTCAGATGAGGAGAGCTCTAGCAAGGAGCCAAAAGCTATCCCTACTGTCAGCAATCCCAACAGTGTCTACCAG TTCAGTGACTACTGCAAGGCACCCATACAGCCCTGGCCTCAGTATCTTCATAGGAAGACCTATCTGACTGATGGCTCGTGCtatgcccagcacagggcttaCAAAGCCTACAGGCCAACAGCTGCTTTCACAGGACTGCGTGTTGATAGGTACCACTGGGTCAACACCAAGCGGTAG